A single window of Gossypium hirsutum isolate 1008001.06 chromosome A10, Gossypium_hirsutum_v2.1, whole genome shotgun sequence DNA harbors:
- the LOC107897476 gene encoding fe(2+) transport protein 1, with translation MSMASLYVRLFSIFLLIICIFPPQALSVVPEECQTKTDGCTNKEKALPLKVIAIFSILIASVIGVCSPLFTRSIPALNPDRNLFVIVKCFAAGIILATGFMHVLPDSFNMLSSRCLKENPWHKFPFTGFVAMLSAIVTLMVDSMATSIYTKKCNNGVIPEVASPVGGVQQEMVVVNVGQFHGHHHGLKPAPGTVDQQLLRYRVVAMVLELGIVVHSVVIGLSLGASNNTCSIKGLVAALCFHQMFEGMGLGGCILQAEYKTMKKFILVFFFSVTTPFGIALGIALANTYKENSPTALITVGLLNASSAGLLIYMALVDLLAADFMGSKLQASVKLQIKSYVAVLLGAGGMSVMAKWA, from the exons ATGTCAATGGCTTCGTTATATGTCAGGCTTTTTTCTATCTTCTTGCTTatcatatgcatcttcccaccACAAGCACTTTCAGTAGTACCAGAGGAATGTCAAACCAAAACTGATGGCTGCACCAACAAAGAAAAGGCCTTACCCCTTAAGGTCATAGCCATTTTCTCCATATTAATCGCTAGTGTTATCGGGGTATGTTCACCTTTATTTACACGTTCGATCCCGGCTCTTAACCCCGACAGAAATTTATTTGTGATCGTTAAGTGCTTTGCAGCCGGGATTATTCTGGCGACCGGTTTCATGCACGTCTTGCCGGACTCTTTTAACATGTTATCGTCTAGGTGCTTGAAAGAGAATCCATGGCATAAGTTTCCCTTCACGGGCTTCGTCGCCATGTTATCCGCAATAGTGACCTTAATGGTGGATTCCATGGCTACATCAATATACACCAAGAAATGCAACAACGGGGTTATCCCGGAAGTTGCATCACCTGTTGGGGGAGTACAACAGGAAATGGTTGTAGTGAATGTTGGACAATTTCACGGTCACCATCATGGTTTAAAGCCTGCACCAGGAACGGTAGATCAACAGTTGTTGCGATACCGTGTGGTTGCCATg GTGTTAGAACTGGGGATTGTAGTTCATTCAGTAGTGATAGGGCTTTCACTAGGAGCCTCAAATAATACTTGCTCCATTAAAGGTCTAGTGGCAGCCCTTTGCTTCCATCAAATGTTTGAAGGGATGGGTCTTGGCGGTTGCATTCTTCAG GCCGAGTACAAAACAATGAAGAAGTTTATCCTGGTGTTCTTCTTCTCCGTAACGACCCCATTTGGGATAGCACTGGGAATTGCTTTAGCCAACACATACAAAGAGAACAGCCCAACAGCCTTGATCACTGTCGGACTGCTAAATGCATCTTCGGCTGGGCTTTTGATTTATATGGCTTTGGTTGATCTTCTTGCAGCAGATTTCATGGGATCAAAGTTGCAGGCTAGCGTTAAGCTCCAAATTAAGTCTTATGTTGCAGTTCTTCTCGGTGCTGGTGGCATGTCCGTCATGGCCAAATGGGCTTGA